In Paenibacillus sp. FSL R7-0345, a single window of DNA contains:
- the rsgA gene encoding ribosome small subunit-dependent GTPase A: protein MPEGIIVKALSGYYYVKPLQDGNIATEEEAVQCRGRGILKKKGTSPLVGDRVLYVLTENGEGMVDEILPRESELIRPPVANVKLAVLLFSVREPDMNLNLLDKFLVHIEHSGLEPLIVLTKQDLAEDDGQATAQVKELYENIGYEVLVTSSLNGSGSEELRTRLAGVISVFSGQSGVGKSTLLNRLVPSLELETGEISMRLGRGRHTTRHVELMDIGGGGFVADTPGFSQLDFLELGVEELSVCFREFAAYAENCKFRGCSHLHEPGCKVIEAWQAGEIADSRYGHYKLFYNEMKDKKRRY from the coding sequence ATGCCTGAAGGTATTATTGTTAAAGCGCTGAGCGGTTATTATTATGTGAAGCCGCTGCAGGATGGGAACATCGCGACGGAAGAAGAGGCGGTTCAGTGCCGGGGACGGGGGATTCTTAAGAAAAAGGGGACTTCACCGCTGGTTGGCGACAGAGTTCTTTATGTTTTGACCGAAAATGGTGAGGGGATGGTTGACGAAATCCTGCCCCGGGAATCCGAGCTGATCCGGCCGCCGGTAGCCAATGTCAAGCTGGCTGTGCTGCTGTTCTCGGTTCGTGAGCCGGATATGAATCTGAATCTGCTGGATAAATTTCTGGTACATATCGAGCATTCCGGTCTGGAGCCGCTGATTGTGCTGACCAAGCAGGATCTGGCTGAGGATGACGGCCAGGCTACAGCACAGGTGAAGGAGCTGTATGAAAATATCGGCTATGAGGTATTGGTCACCAGCTCCCTCAACGGCTCCGGCAGCGAAGAACTCCGTACGAGACTTGCAGGAGTAATCAGTGTGTTCTCAGGACAGTCTGGCGTAGGCAAATCAACGCTCCTGAACCGGCTTGTCCCCAGCCTGGAGCTGGAGACAGGCGAAATCAGCATGCGGCTGGGCCGCGGACGCCATACGACCCGCCATGTCGAGCTTATGGATATCGGCGGGGGAGGATTCGTCGCGGATACTCCCGGCTTCAGCCAGCTGGACTTTCTGGAGCTGGGAGTAGAGGAGCTGTCAGTCTGCTTCAGGGAGTTCGCCGCCTATGCGGAGAACTGCAAGTTCCGCGGCTGCAGCCATCTGCATGAACCGGGCTGCAAGGTTATTGAGGCCTGGCAGGCTGGTGAAATTGCAGACAGCCGTTACGGTCATTACAAGCTGTTTTATAATGAAATGAAGGACAAGAAACGGAGGTACTAA
- the rpe gene encoding ribulose-phosphate 3-epimerase: MILLAPSILSADFAALGAEVAVAEASGGDWIHVDVMDGHFVPNITLGPPIVKAVKAHTSLPLDVHLMIEHPERYIADFAAAGAAVITVHAEACVHLHRVIHQIKELGLMAGVAINPGTPASAVREVLEDVDMVLVMTVNPGFGGQAFIPNTLRKIRQIREWAGEINHHNLRIEVDGGIAENTAGLVAEAGADVLVAGNAVFGRPDRAAAIQAIREAAEAGIRS, from the coding sequence ATGATCTTACTAGCCCCATCCATTCTATCAGCTGATTTTGCCGCCCTCGGAGCAGAAGTTGCCGTTGCAGAGGCCAGCGGCGGAGACTGGATACATGTTGATGTGATGGACGGCCATTTTGTGCCGAATATTACACTCGGCCCTCCGATTGTCAAAGCAGTCAAAGCCCATACGTCTTTACCGCTTGATGTCCATCTGATGATTGAGCATCCGGAACGTTACATTGCCGATTTTGCCGCTGCCGGTGCAGCCGTCATTACTGTACATGCCGAGGCTTGCGTGCATCTTCACCGTGTTATCCATCAGATTAAAGAGCTGGGCCTGATGGCCGGCGTGGCTATTAACCCGGGGACACCGGCTTCTGCTGTGCGCGAGGTGCTTGAGGATGTAGACATGGTGCTGGTGATGACCGTGAATCCGGGTTTTGGCGGACAGGCGTTTATTCCTAATACACTGCGCAAGATCCGGCAGATCCGTGAGTGGGCAGGTGAAATCAACCACCATAATCTGCGGATAGAAGTGGACGGCGGGATTGCGGAGAATACAGCCGGACTGGTGGCTGAGGCGGGCGCAGATGTGCTGGTTGCCGGAAATGCCGTATTTGGACGCCCTGACCGTGCAGCCGCCATACAGGCCATCCGGGAGGCCGCAGAGGCTGGTATCCGTTCATAA
- the spoVM gene encoding stage V sporulation protein SpoVM → MKFYTFKLPRFLGGFVKAILNTFQKS, encoded by the coding sequence ATGAAATTTTACACGTTTAAGCTGCCAAGATTTTTGGGAGGTTTTGTTAAAGCGATCTTGAACACTTTTCAAAAGAGCTGA
- the rpmB gene encoding 50S ribosomal protein L28 produces MSRKCAVTGKKPSSGNHVSHANNRNRRSWGVNVQKVRILVNGKPKRVYVSTRALKAGKVERV; encoded by the coding sequence ATGTCCCGCAAATGTGCAGTAACTGGCAAGAAGCCGAGCAGCGGTAACCACGTGTCTCACGCTAACAACCGCAACCGTCGTTCTTGGGGAGTTAACGTTCAGAAGGTCCGCATTCTTGTGAACGGCAAACCGAAACGCGTGTATGTCAGCACCCGTGCTTTGAAAGCCGGTAAAGTTGAACGCGTTTAG
- a CDS encoding DAK2 domain-containing protein, translating to MSKRSINGADFTAMVLAGAEKLQQHAEHVNSLNVFPVPDGDTGTNMNLTMTAGANELKKNNTASVGQCAGVLSKGLLMGARGNSGVILSQLFRGLGRYAAQYDELNTQQFAAALQTGVDTAYKAVVKPVEGTILTVAKEAARHAVYFARRTTDITELMTEVLAKAKEALANTPELLPVLKQVGVVDSGGQGLVYIYEGFHQYLTSGSADVQYTAQGQAPSPAAAAPVLTKPVNVPSSVQSSAQSQLHTEDIEFLYDMEFFINRQLGGTGANFDEEKFRKALSVNGDSIIVISDDETIKVHVHSKTPGDVLNLALLYGEITQIHILNMREQHRDLLTAGMDIAPMPELFAEIPKEHSTVQAPAVPPADDLAPYGFIAVSSGDGISEIFKSLGVDVVLAGGQTMNPSTEDFVNAISSISAKHVYLLPNNSNIVLAAQQAKELLEGEREVTVIPSKSIPQGIAAAFAFQEDDAVDTNTESMLEAISLVKSGQVTNAVRDTVIEELQIKSGQFIGISNSKIVAASDELLAASQALLATMLVNGDEIVTVLTGSEADAGVTEALGNWLEEAYPQVEVEVHEGGQPLYYYLFSVEP from the coding sequence TTGAGTAAGCGTTCTATAAACGGAGCAGATTTTACCGCAATGGTTCTTGCCGGCGCGGAGAAGCTGCAGCAGCATGCAGAGCACGTCAATTCCTTGAATGTATTTCCGGTACCGGATGGAGATACAGGAACCAATATGAATCTGACGATGACCGCAGGTGCGAACGAATTGAAAAAGAATAATACCGCCTCGGTCGGTCAATGTGCAGGAGTACTCTCCAAAGGTCTATTGATGGGCGCACGGGGGAACTCCGGCGTTATTTTGTCACAGCTGTTCAGAGGTCTTGGACGCTATGCCGCCCAATATGATGAGCTGAACACGCAGCAGTTCGCAGCAGCGCTGCAGACCGGTGTGGATACAGCCTACAAAGCAGTAGTAAAGCCTGTAGAAGGCACCATTCTTACCGTTGCCAAAGAAGCAGCCAGACATGCCGTATATTTTGCGCGCCGTACTACTGATATTACGGAGCTGATGACGGAAGTGCTGGCCAAAGCCAAAGAAGCGCTGGCTAATACGCCGGAGCTGCTGCCGGTTCTGAAGCAGGTCGGCGTAGTGGATTCAGGCGGACAGGGGCTTGTCTACATTTATGAAGGATTCCATCAGTATCTGACCAGCGGAAGTGCCGATGTACAGTATACAGCACAGGGACAAGCTCCCTCACCTGCCGCAGCGGCACCAGTACTGACCAAGCCGGTGAATGTACCTTCATCTGTACAGTCTTCGGCCCAATCCCAGCTACACACGGAAGATATTGAGTTTTTATATGATATGGAATTCTTCATTAACCGTCAGCTTGGCGGTACAGGAGCGAATTTCGATGAAGAAAAATTCCGGAAAGCGTTGTCAGTAAACGGCGACTCTATTATCGTCATTTCCGATGACGAAACCATTAAAGTTCATGTGCATTCGAAGACTCCGGGTGATGTGCTTAACCTTGCGCTCCTTTACGGGGAGATCACCCAGATTCATATCCTGAACATGCGTGAGCAGCATCGTGATCTGCTGACGGCAGGAATGGATATTGCGCCGATGCCTGAGCTGTTTGCCGAAATTCCGAAGGAGCACAGCACGGTGCAGGCACCTGCGGTACCGCCGGCGGATGATCTGGCTCCTTACGGCTTCATCGCTGTATCGTCCGGCGACGGCATTTCCGAGATCTTCAAAAGTCTCGGGGTTGATGTCGTGCTGGCCGGCGGCCAGACGATGAATCCGAGTACTGAGGATTTCGTAAATGCGATTTCATCGATCTCTGCGAAGCACGTATACCTGCTGCCGAATAACTCTAACATTGTCCTGGCTGCACAGCAGGCCAAGGAGCTGCTTGAAGGTGAACGTGAGGTTACTGTCATCCCGAGCAAGAGTATCCCGCAAGGGATAGCTGCTGCTTTCGCCTTCCAGGAGGATGATGCGGTAGATACGAACACCGAAAGTATGCTGGAGGCGATCTCCCTGGTGAAATCGGGACAGGTCACGAATGCGGTCCGCGATACCGTTATTGAAGAGCTGCAGATCAAATCCGGACAGTTTATCGGAATCTCCAATTCGAAGATTGTCGCGGCATCCGATGAGCTGCTGGCGGCAAGCCAGGCTCTGCTTGCTACAATGCTTGTTAATGGTGATGAAATTGTCACAGTGTTGACCGGCTCAGAAGCGGATGCAGGGGTTACAGAAGCGCTCGGCAACTGGCTGGAGGAAGCTTATCCGCAAGTGGAAGTAGAAGTACATGAAGGCGGGCAGCCGCTGTACTACTATCTTTTCTCTGTAGAGCCTTAG
- a CDS encoding DegV family protein, which yields MNRTVIVTDSTSDIPPALAEAYGIEVVPLTLMFGEQAFRDNVDMTPEQFYERLPRSQQLPTTSQPSPVEYMNVYRSIMERYPDSPVLSFHISSGLSGTYQSAVLAKSMLEEEGDHITVVDSLSASYGFGFMVVAAGRMAAEGKEPAEILEAVEKLRQSRKLYFLVDTLEYLQKGGRIGKASAILGTLLNIKPILSIDAEGIIYAVEKVRGRKKAVARMIELFKNDLPGVDKINVAVGHTAEPAYGEEFLNELAGHFTLEEKVLTNIGPVVGSHVGNGTLAVFIWPA from the coding sequence ATGAATCGTACGGTTATTGTCACAGACAGCACATCAGATATCCCGCCGGCACTGGCGGAGGCTTACGGCATTGAGGTTGTGCCGCTCACGCTAATGTTCGGAGAACAGGCTTTCCGGGATAATGTGGATATGACACCGGAGCAATTCTATGAGCGTCTTCCCCGCTCACAGCAGTTGCCAACCACCTCTCAGCCGTCACCGGTTGAGTATATGAATGTGTACCGCAGCATCATGGAACGTTATCCGGACAGCCCGGTCCTGTCCTTTCATATTTCATCCGGGCTGAGCGGAACCTACCAGTCTGCAGTGCTTGCCAAGTCGATGCTGGAAGAGGAAGGGGACCATATCACTGTAGTGGATTCGCTGTCCGCCTCCTACGGCTTCGGGTTTATGGTAGTTGCTGCCGGCCGGATGGCCGCGGAAGGCAAAGAGCCGGCGGAAATACTGGAGGCTGTTGAGAAGCTTCGGCAGTCCCGGAAGCTGTACTTTCTGGTTGATACGCTTGAATATCTGCAGAAAGGCGGCAGAATCGGCAAAGCGTCAGCCATTCTGGGTACGCTGCTGAATATCAAGCCGATTCTGTCCATTGATGCCGAGGGTATTATCTACGCGGTAGAGAAGGTCAGGGGCCGCAAAAAGGCGGTTGCCCGGATGATCGAGCTGTTCAAGAACGATCTGCCGGGTGTGGACAAAATCAACGTGGCCGTGGGTCATACGGCAGAACCGGCTTACGGCGAAGAATTTTTGAATGAGTTGGCCGGCCACTTTACTCTGGAAGAGAAGGTGCTGACCAATATCGGTCCGGTCGTAGGCAGCCATGTCGGCAACGGAACTTTAGCCGTGTTCATTTGGCCCGCGTAA